The proteins below come from a single Dermatophilaceae bacterium Soc4.6 genomic window:
- the egtA gene encoding ergothioneine biosynthesis glutamate--cysteine ligase EgtA, whose amino-acid sequence MTAHTDVVLDPRDPHDALGPDPVATARERIRAAALRDGALGQVGLELELHLVDLVSPAVRPSWSRVLELVASVEAGAALPGGSSVTLEPGGQVELSTPPRVDVTAAVGSLLRDERVLRAHAAELGLGLAALGADPARPPQRVNPGARYAAMEEHFRHLSTGGSGLAMMTSTAALQVNLDAGPAAGWHDRLELARSLVPVLVALTSTSPWLGGRTSGWHSMRQGTWDGIDHGRTDPVATGDPDDPVREWVDYAMRAPLLLVAAAHEGERMTPLTRRVSLQEWLEGAAGLPRPATARDVDYHLTTLFPPVRPRGYLELRCLDAMPARWWPSAAAVAAVLLDDPQAAAVAREACAPVADRWEAAARLGPADPAVRRALETCLDVAARRVPAALASPVGHLAELVASGRSPSSLLREQIERSGPLTVLLEHARPDDDDDLAAGAAHR is encoded by the coding sequence ATGACCGCTCACACCGACGTCGTGCTCGACCCGCGTGATCCGCACGACGCCCTCGGCCCCGACCCGGTGGCGACTGCTCGCGAGCGGATCAGGGCCGCGGCCCTGCGTGACGGCGCGCTGGGTCAGGTGGGCCTCGAGCTCGAGCTGCACCTGGTCGACCTCGTCTCGCCGGCCGTCCGCCCGTCGTGGAGCCGGGTGCTGGAGCTCGTCGCGTCGGTGGAGGCGGGAGCCGCGCTTCCCGGTGGCAGCAGCGTCACGCTCGAGCCCGGCGGCCAGGTCGAGCTCTCGACCCCGCCGCGGGTCGACGTGACCGCGGCGGTCGGGTCGCTCCTGAGGGACGAGCGGGTGCTGCGCGCCCATGCCGCCGAGCTCGGTCTCGGCCTGGCCGCGCTGGGCGCCGACCCGGCCCGCCCACCGCAGCGAGTCAACCCCGGGGCGCGCTACGCCGCGATGGAGGAGCACTTCCGGCACCTCAGCACGGGTGGTTCGGGGCTGGCCATGATGACCTCCACGGCGGCGCTGCAGGTCAACCTCGACGCCGGGCCGGCAGCCGGCTGGCACGACCGCCTGGAGCTGGCCCGGTCGCTCGTGCCGGTGCTCGTCGCGCTCACCTCGACCTCGCCCTGGCTCGGGGGGCGCACCTCCGGCTGGCACTCGATGCGGCAGGGCACGTGGGACGGCATCGACCACGGTCGCACCGACCCCGTGGCCACAGGCGACCCGGACGACCCGGTGCGGGAGTGGGTCGACTACGCGATGCGGGCTCCGCTGCTGCTCGTGGCGGCCGCCCACGAGGGCGAGAGGATGACCCCGCTCACCCGACGGGTCAGCCTGCAGGAGTGGCTCGAGGGTGCCGCGGGGCTGCCCCGGCCAGCGACGGCCCGCGACGTGGACTACCACCTCACCACGCTCTTCCCGCCCGTGCGCCCGCGCGGGTACCTCGAGCTGCGTTGCCTCGACGCGATGCCGGCCCGGTGGTGGCCGTCCGCGGCCGCCGTCGCGGCCGTCCTGCTCGACGACCCGCAGGCCGCCGCAGTCGCGCGCGAGGCCTGCGCCCCGGTCGCCGACCGCTGGGAGGCCGCCGCCCGACTGGGGCCGGCCGACCCGGCCGTCCGGCGAGCCCTCGAGACCTGTCTCGACGTCGCCGCCCGCCGGGTGCCGGCAGCGCTCGCCTCCCCGGTGGGCCACCTGGCCGAGCTCGTCGCCTCGGGCCGCAGCCCCAGCAGCCTGCTGCGGGAGCAGATCGAGCGGTCCGGCCCGCTCACGGTCCTGCTCGAGCACGCCCGGCCAGATGACGACGACGACCTGGCGGCGGGGGCTGCGCACCGATGA
- a CDS encoding acylphosphatase translates to MERVTVFVRGDVQGVGFRWWTRSRALELGLVGHARNLPDGRVEVVAQGPGDALDALLALLDREPVPQGRPGTVTGAVAQWGSARPGVSGFVEK, encoded by the coding sequence ATGGAGCGCGTCACCGTCTTCGTCCGAGGCGACGTCCAGGGGGTGGGCTTCCGCTGGTGGACCCGCTCCAGGGCGCTGGAGCTCGGGCTCGTCGGCCACGCCCGCAACCTGCCTGACGGGCGCGTCGAGGTCGTGGCCCAGGGCCCGGGCGACGCGCTCGACGCCCTGCTGGCGCTGCTCGACCGGGAGCCCGTGCCCCAGGGTCGGCCGGGGACGGTGACCGGGGCGGTGGCGCAGTGGGGGAGCGCCCGACCGGGGGTGTCGGGGTTCGTCGAGAAGTGA
- a CDS encoding acyltransferase family protein, which produces MSTYERTVPFVTPRAASGARSSARATSADPGRPGGHAHLAGLDGLRALAIGAVVLFHLDPTWLPGGFLGVDVFFVVSGFLITTLLVREAEQSTSHGPARIRLRRFATHRARRLLPALFACLTVSIVVARVVHPDLLVNVGREVVGALTFTTNWVEITAGSSYFDQTAPQLFMNLWSLAVEEQFYLVWPLAVLGLVIAVRRPSTRAAVALGLGFASTALMALLVSRLGPGGDATRVYYGTDTHLVGLMLGAALAFTYAAPGHGALGTDRWCSLRRPLLVGAAAGLGALLWWGGEDSPLTFRGGIALGSLATTVLLAGLLPTEAVGDVGRASRWRLLMDSPALRWVGRRSYGIYLWHWPVIVITGLDQPTAPGTSAHLLAKAWAVLVTLALADLSYRFLEAPVRLWGFRGVALIVVRGLFSPFTRVPRVVVGTSAVVLALAVGVVLTAPDRTETQRMLEANQQAAESAPGIPAAPGLTVPSILGAAGAGGPTTPATPAPSASAGTPAAPDPSGTAPAATPTAGAPSRAELAAYTMPSGQEMDIFGDSIVVASINALQYYFPGIRSDARSNRQWSDGLTQVTAHAGDLRRAVVVDFGTNAGVDEAAAKRVLDLIGTKRMVVLVTIYGRASWIDAANASLSRIATGRDNVVVADWHSAISAHPELLQSDGIHPSITGAHLFAKTIRAALAQLSERHTGVKVTLKELPSW; this is translated from the coding sequence GTGTCGACGTACGAGCGGACCGTCCCGTTCGTGACCCCGCGGGCAGCCAGCGGGGCCCGCTCGAGCGCCCGGGCCACCAGCGCCGATCCCGGCCGCCCCGGAGGTCACGCGCACCTTGCGGGCCTCGACGGCCTGCGGGCGCTGGCCATCGGCGCGGTCGTGCTCTTCCACCTCGACCCGACGTGGCTGCCCGGCGGCTTCCTCGGGGTCGACGTCTTCTTCGTCGTCTCGGGCTTCCTGATCACGACGCTGCTGGTGCGCGAGGCCGAGCAGTCGACGAGCCACGGGCCGGCACGCATCCGCCTGCGCCGCTTCGCGACCCACCGCGCGCGACGCCTGCTACCTGCTCTCTTCGCCTGCCTCACGGTGAGCATCGTGGTCGCCCGCGTCGTGCACCCCGACCTGCTCGTCAACGTCGGCCGCGAGGTGGTGGGCGCGCTCACCTTCACGACCAACTGGGTCGAGATCACCGCCGGCTCGAGCTACTTCGACCAGACCGCCCCCCAGCTCTTCATGAACCTGTGGTCTCTCGCGGTCGAGGAGCAGTTCTACCTCGTCTGGCCACTCGCGGTGCTGGGGCTCGTGATCGCCGTCCGACGCCCGTCGACGCGCGCCGCCGTGGCGCTCGGCCTCGGCTTCGCGTCGACCGCCCTGATGGCGCTGCTCGTCAGCCGCCTGGGCCCCGGAGGCGACGCCACCCGCGTCTACTACGGCACCGACACCCACCTCGTCGGCCTCATGCTCGGCGCCGCCCTCGCCTTCACGTATGCCGCTCCCGGCCACGGCGCCCTCGGCACCGACCGCTGGTGCTCGCTGCGCAGACCGCTGCTCGTCGGCGCCGCGGCGGGCCTCGGCGCCCTGCTGTGGTGGGGCGGGGAGGACAGCCCCCTGACCTTCCGCGGAGGCATCGCCCTCGGCTCGCTCGCCACGACCGTCCTGCTCGCTGGCCTGCTGCCCACCGAGGCGGTGGGCGACGTCGGGCGGGCCTCGCGCTGGCGGCTGCTGATGGACTCCCCTGCCCTGCGCTGGGTCGGGCGCCGCTCCTACGGCATCTACCTCTGGCACTGGCCCGTCATCGTCATCACCGGGCTCGACCAGCCCACGGCCCCCGGCACGTCGGCGCACCTGCTCGCGAAGGCCTGGGCGGTGCTCGTCACCCTCGCGCTGGCCGACCTGTCCTACCGCTTCCTCGAGGCGCCCGTGCGGCTGTGGGGCTTCCGCGGGGTCGCGCTCATCGTGGTGCGCGGCCTCTTCTCCCCCTTCACCCGCGTCCCCCGCGTCGTGGTCGGCACCAGCGCGGTGGTCCTGGCACTGGCCGTGGGGGTCGTCCTGACCGCCCCCGACCGCACCGAGACCCAGCGGATGCTCGAGGCCAACCAGCAGGCGGCCGAGTCGGCGCCGGGCATCCCGGCAGCACCTGGGCTGACCGTGCCCTCGATCCTCGGCGCCGCAGGGGCGGGTGGACCGACGACCCCGGCGACCCCCGCCCCCTCGGCCTCCGCCGGCACTCCGGCGGCGCCTGACCCGAGCGGGACTGCCCCGGCAGCCACCCCGACCGCTGGCGCGCCCTCGCGGGCCGAGCTCGCGGCCTACACGATGCCGTCGGGGCAGGAGATGGACATCTTCGGTGACAGCATCGTGGTGGCCAGCATCAACGCCCTGCAGTACTACTTCCCGGGGATCCGCTCCGACGCCCGCTCGAACCGCCAGTGGTCCGACGGGCTGACCCAGGTGACCGCCCACGCCGGCGACCTGCGCCGGGCCGTCGTCGTCGACTTCGGCACCAACGCGGGCGTCGACGAGGCCGCGGCCAAACGGGTGCTCGACCTCATCGGCACGAAGCGCATGGTCGTGCTCGTCACCATCTACGGCCGGGCCTCGTGGATCGACGCAGCCAACGCCAGCCTCAGCCGGATCGCCACCGGCCGCGACAACGTCGTCGTCGCCGACTGGCACAGCGCGATCTCGGCCCACCCCGAGCTGCTGCAGTCCGACGGCATCCACCCCTCGATCACCGGGGCCCACCTCTTCGCCAAGACCATCCGCGCCGCGCTCGCCCAGCTGAGCGAGCGCCACACCGGTGTCAAGGTCACGCTCAAGGAGCTGCCCTCCTGGTGA
- a CDS encoding SigE family RNA polymerase sigma factor translates to MKAIVEQDHALTQFLREHHGSLFRTALLLTGDAVDAEELLQDTLVRLFPRWHWVEEADRPVAYVRRSLTNLFISDRRRGHHRDLPLTHVSESTDRRQPLEAVHDRSVLWPALLALPSRQRAAIVLRYYDDLPDAEIADALGCRPVSVRSLVSRGMSALRSALDPTRPEVS, encoded by the coding sequence ATGAAGGCGATCGTGGAGCAGGACCACGCACTCACGCAGTTCCTGCGCGAGCACCACGGCTCGCTCTTCCGCACAGCCCTGCTCCTGACGGGGGACGCCGTCGACGCAGAGGAGCTGCTCCAGGACACGCTCGTCCGACTGTTTCCCCGATGGCACTGGGTCGAGGAGGCCGACCGACCCGTCGCCTACGTGCGGCGGTCGCTCACGAACCTGTTCATCAGCGACCGACGGCGAGGTCACCATCGCGACCTGCCACTGACCCACGTGAGCGAGTCGACCGACCGGCGCCAGCCCCTGGAGGCCGTCCACGACCGCAGCGTGCTGTGGCCGGCGCTGCTCGCCCTCCCCTCACGCCAGCGCGCCGCCATCGTGCTGCGCTACTACGACGACCTGCCCGACGCAGAGATCGCCGATGCTCTCGGCTGCCGCCCCGTCAGCGTGCGCAGCCTCGTCAGCCGCGGGATGAGCGCTCTGCGCTCGGCTCTCGACCCGACCCGACCTGAGGTGTCCTGA
- a CDS encoding SRPBCC family protein has protein sequence MSHLTDLKHALIPSPARRLIVKRTVDTTPDAVWSVLADGWLYANWVVGASRLRDVDQTWPGRGSRLHHSFGVWPAVIDDSTQVLRSEPPSRLVLQAKGWPMGEAVVEMQLTPVGDDRCEVSMLEDAVSGPGLLVPLVVRQPLIAARNREALHRLALIAEGRSNSVTSEETDS, from the coding sequence ATGAGCCACCTGACCGACCTCAAGCACGCCCTGATTCCTTCTCCCGCAAGGCGGCTCATCGTCAAGCGGACGGTCGACACCACCCCTGACGCCGTATGGAGCGTCCTCGCCGACGGCTGGCTCTACGCCAACTGGGTCGTGGGGGCGTCGCGACTGCGCGACGTCGACCAGACCTGGCCGGGGCGGGGCAGCCGGCTCCACCACAGCTTCGGGGTGTGGCCGGCCGTCATCGACGACTCCACCCAGGTGCTGCGCTCCGAGCCCCCGAGCCGGCTGGTGCTGCAGGCCAAGGGCTGGCCGATGGGCGAGGCCGTCGTCGAGATGCAGCTGACCCCGGTCGGCGACGACCGGTGCGAGGTCTCCATGCTCGAGGACGCGGTCAGCGGGCCCGGCCTGCTCGTCCCGCTCGTCGTGCGGCAGCCGCTGATCGCGGCGCGCAACCGCGAGGCCCTGCACCGGCTCGCCCTCATCGCCGAGGGCCGCTCGAACAGCGTGACCTCCGAGGAGACCGACAGCTGA
- a CDS encoding NAD(P)/FAD-dependent oxidoreductase, whose protein sequence is MTHQVADAVVIGSGPNGLVAANALVDAGWDVVVVEANESVGGAVRSAEVTRPGFVTDLFSAFYPLAAASPVIQGLELSRHGLVWERSPDPLAHALDDGRTAVLHASADDTAAGLDAEAPGDGDAWLEMCAQWQRLRDPLLDALFTPFPPVRPVTRIGRAVGTAGMLDLVRLALTSVRRLGQERFTGEGAPLLLTGNAMHSDLPVDGAGSGLFGWLLAMLAQDVGFPVPRGGAGELTQSMARRASSLGAQVVTGARVESIQVEGGRARGVVLADGSVVRARRAVVADVSAPALYGELLAPQHVPAGFRRALERFEWDAATIKVNWALSTKVPWASPGAAQAGTVHLGVDLDGFVDLSADLSVGRVPQRPFLLFGQMTTADATRSPAGTESTWAYTHVPRSLPWDRAAVDEHVGRMEAAVERVAPGFGSAVLDRTVQSPVDLEDSDANLSFGAINGGTSGLHQQLVFRPTTGLGRAETPIPGLLLASASAHPGGGVHGACGWNAARAALDGAGPTRLVHQALVRTAWGRLLPRG, encoded by the coding sequence ATGACCCACCAGGTGGCGGACGCCGTCGTCATCGGCTCCGGCCCGAACGGGCTGGTCGCCGCGAACGCGCTGGTCGACGCCGGCTGGGACGTCGTCGTGGTCGAGGCCAACGAGAGCGTGGGGGGCGCCGTACGCAGTGCCGAGGTGACCCGTCCCGGCTTCGTCACCGACCTCTTCAGCGCCTTCTACCCCCTCGCAGCCGCCTCGCCGGTCATCCAGGGCTTGGAGCTGAGCCGTCACGGGCTGGTGTGGGAGCGCTCGCCCGACCCGCTCGCCCACGCGCTCGACGACGGCCGCACGGCCGTGCTGCACGCGTCGGCCGACGACACCGCGGCCGGGCTCGACGCCGAGGCGCCCGGTGACGGCGACGCCTGGCTCGAGATGTGCGCGCAGTGGCAGCGGCTGCGCGACCCGCTGCTCGACGCGCTCTTCACCCCCTTCCCGCCGGTGCGGCCGGTGACCCGGATCGGGCGTGCGGTCGGCACGGCTGGGATGCTCGACCTGGTCAGGCTCGCGCTGACGTCGGTCCGCCGGCTGGGTCAGGAGCGCTTCACCGGCGAGGGCGCGCCGCTGCTGCTGACCGGCAACGCCATGCACAGCGACCTGCCGGTCGACGGGGCGGGCAGCGGCCTCTTCGGCTGGCTGCTGGCCATGCTCGCGCAGGACGTCGGCTTCCCCGTGCCGCGTGGTGGGGCGGGCGAGCTCACGCAGTCGATGGCCCGGCGCGCGTCCTCGCTGGGGGCGCAGGTCGTGACCGGCGCGCGGGTCGAGTCCATCCAGGTGGAGGGTGGTCGCGCCCGGGGCGTCGTGCTCGCCGACGGCTCGGTGGTGCGCGCGCGGCGCGCCGTCGTCGCCGACGTCTCGGCCCCGGCCCTGTACGGCGAGCTGCTCGCCCCGCAGCACGTGCCCGCCGGCTTCCGCCGCGCGCTCGAGCGCTTCGAGTGGGACGCCGCGACGATCAAGGTCAACTGGGCCCTGTCGACCAAGGTGCCGTGGGCCTCGCCCGGGGCGGCGCAGGCCGGCACGGTGCACCTGGGGGTCGACCTCGACGGCTTCGTCGACCTGAGCGCCGACCTGTCGGTGGGGCGCGTGCCGCAGCGGCCGTTCCTGCTCTTCGGGCAGATGACGACGGCCGACGCGACGCGCTCGCCCGCGGGCACGGAGTCGACGTGGGCCTACACGCACGTGCCGCGCTCGCTCCCGTGGGACCGGGCTGCGGTCGACGAGCACGTCGGGCGGATGGAGGCAGCGGTGGAGCGGGTGGCCCCGGGCTTCGGGTCGGCCGTGCTCGACCGCACGGTGCAGTCGCCGGTCGACCTCGAGGACAGCGACGCGAACCTGTCCTTCGGCGCGATCAACGGCGGCACGTCGGGACTGCACCAGCAGCTGGTCTTCCGGCCGACGACCGGTCTGGGGCGGGCCGAGACGCCGATCCCGGGGCTGCTGCTGGCGAGCGCGTCGGCCCACCCGGGCGGGGGAGTGCACGGGGCCTGCGGGTGGAACGCCGCCCGCGCGGCCCTTGACGGGGCGGGGCCGACACGGCTCGTGCACCAGGCGCTGGTCAGGACGGCGTGGGGTCGGCTGCTGCCCAGGGGATGA
- a CDS encoding M3 family metallopeptidase, with protein sequence MTSAPSPLSLPAADDAERWLDQRCATELDRARTLVAALKADPPAEALAVVEQWNAISIALGNVGSAASLFSEVHPLEAVRTRAESAMQEVQRLGTELSLDADLYAVLSGVDPSGLDPLAARLLEKELLDFHRAGVDRDEATRERITQLSQEATLVGQEFSKNIRDDVRTITVRPEQLDGLPQDWVDAHPVGDDGLVTLTTDYPDVIPFATFGRDAATRRELRVAFLNRGWPANDGLLHRLFDIRKEHAGLLGYADWAAFDAEVKMIKQGPAIPVFIDKIADAALESGERDREVLLARMREDVPGAETIDAADQGYYAEAVRRERFDVDAQTVRTYFDFSRVRQGLLEVTGRLFGLTYRPATDAVVWDEGVAAYDVFLTDDEAAGSQGRIYLDLHPRDGKYKHAAQFDLARGVRGAGDVDQLAEGVLVCNFPRGLMEHSDVVTLFHEFGHLVHHVLAGQGRWARFSGVSTEWDFVEAPSQMLEEWAWDPAVLRTFALNPAGEQIPADLVERMRTADDFGKGYFARTQMFYAAMSYWFHVDNPEDLTEATKVLQAKYSLFPFIEGTHMPASFGHLEGYGSGYYTYMWSLVIAKDMFSAFDAADLFAPEVAHRYRDLVLARGGQQDAADLVADFLGREYTFDAYAAWLAQ encoded by the coding sequence GTGACGAGTGCGCCCAGCCCCCTGTCCCTGCCCGCTGCCGACGACGCCGAGCGCTGGCTCGACCAGCGGTGTGCCACCGAGCTCGACCGGGCCCGCACCCTGGTCGCGGCCCTCAAGGCCGACCCGCCCGCCGAGGCCCTCGCCGTCGTCGAGCAGTGGAACGCCATCAGCATCGCCCTCGGCAACGTCGGCTCCGCCGCTTCTCTCTTCAGCGAGGTCCACCCGCTGGAGGCTGTGCGCACCCGCGCCGAGTCGGCGATGCAGGAGGTGCAGAGGCTCGGCACCGAGCTCAGCCTCGACGCCGACCTGTATGCCGTGCTGTCGGGGGTCGACCCCTCGGGTCTCGACCCGCTCGCTGCCCGGCTGCTGGAGAAGGAGCTGCTCGACTTCCACCGGGCCGGCGTCGACCGCGACGAGGCCACCCGTGAGCGGATCACCCAGCTCTCGCAGGAAGCCACCCTGGTCGGGCAGGAGTTCAGCAAGAACATCCGCGACGACGTGCGCACCATCACCGTGCGGCCCGAGCAGCTCGACGGCCTGCCGCAGGACTGGGTCGACGCGCACCCGGTCGGCGACGACGGGCTCGTCACGCTGACGACCGACTACCCCGACGTCATCCCCTTCGCGACCTTCGGGCGTGACGCGGCCACCCGGCGCGAGCTGCGGGTCGCTTTCCTCAACCGGGGCTGGCCGGCCAACGACGGGCTGCTGCACCGGCTGTTCGACATCCGCAAGGAGCACGCCGGCCTCCTGGGCTACGCCGACTGGGCCGCCTTCGACGCCGAGGTCAAGATGATCAAGCAGGGGCCGGCGATCCCCGTCTTCATCGACAAGATCGCCGACGCCGCGCTCGAGTCGGGGGAGCGCGACCGCGAGGTGCTGCTGGCCCGGATGCGTGAGGACGTGCCGGGGGCCGAGACGATCGACGCCGCCGACCAGGGCTACTACGCCGAGGCCGTGCGTCGGGAGCGCTTCGACGTCGACGCCCAGACGGTGCGCACCTACTTCGACTTCTCCCGGGTGCGCCAGGGACTGCTCGAGGTGACCGGCCGGCTCTTCGGGCTGACCTACCGCCCGGCGACCGACGCGGTCGTGTGGGACGAGGGGGTCGCGGCCTACGACGTCTTCCTCACCGACGACGAGGCAGCCGGCTCGCAGGGGCGCATCTACCTCGACCTGCACCCGCGCGACGGGAAGTACAAGCACGCGGCTCAGTTCGACCTCGCTCGCGGGGTGCGCGGGGCCGGCGACGTCGACCAGCTCGCCGAGGGCGTGCTGGTCTGCAACTTCCCGCGGGGCCTGATGGAGCACTCCGATGTCGTCACGCTCTTTCACGAGTTCGGTCACCTCGTGCACCACGTGCTCGCCGGGCAGGGCCGGTGGGCGCGCTTCTCGGGGGTCTCGACCGAGTGGGACTTCGTCGAGGCGCCGAGCCAGATGCTCGAGGAGTGGGCGTGGGACCCCGCCGTGCTGCGCACCTTCGCGCTCAACCCGGCCGGTGAGCAGATCCCCGCCGACCTCGTCGAGCGGATGCGCACGGCCGACGACTTCGGCAAGGGCTACTTCGCGCGCACGCAGATGTTCTACGCCGCGATGTCCTACTGGTTCCACGTCGACAACCCCGAGGACCTCACCGAGGCGACGAAGGTGCTGCAGGCGAAGTACTCGCTCTTCCCCTTCATCGAGGGCACGCACATGCCCGCCAGCTTCGGCCACCTCGAGGGCTACGGCTCGGGCTACTACACCTACATGTGGTCGCTCGTGATCGCCAAGGACATGTTCAGCGCATTCGATGCGGCCGACCTCTTCGCCCCCGAGGTGGCCCACCGCTACCGCGACCTGGTGCTCGCGCGAGGGGGGCAGCAGGACGCGGCCGACCTCGTCGCCGACTTCCTCGGACGGGAGTACACCTTCGACGCGTATGCCGCGTGGCTGGCACAGTGA
- the mutM gene encoding bifunctional DNA-formamidopyrimidine glycosylase/DNA-(apurinic or apyrimidinic site) lyase: MPELPEVEVVRRGLADHVVGRRISSAEFLGARVARRHVAGPVDLARRVTGWTVADARRRGKYLWLVLEAPDPQAQARQAQALQMHLGMSGQLLVEQADAPDEKHLHARFRFDDDGPQLRFVDQRTFGGMALAEIGEDGIPETVAHIAPDPLEAAYDEAAVVRRMKTRDSAVKRLLLDQGLVSGIGNIYADESLWRAQVHGGRPASSLTKPTLHRLLGHAREVMLEALGQGGTSFDALYVNVNGASGYFDRSLAAYGQEGRACRRCGTPIRREAFMNRSSYSCPRCQPRPRQRPG, encoded by the coding sequence GTGCCTGAGCTGCCGGAGGTCGAGGTCGTGCGTCGCGGCCTGGCCGACCACGTCGTCGGCCGGCGGATCTCGTCGGCCGAGTTCCTCGGCGCCCGGGTGGCCCGCCGCCACGTCGCCGGTCCGGTCGACCTGGCGCGGCGGGTGACCGGGTGGACCGTCGCCGACGCCCGCCGCCGGGGGAAGTACCTGTGGCTGGTGCTCGAGGCGCCCGACCCGCAGGCGCAGGCTCGACAGGCCCAGGCCCTGCAGATGCACCTCGGGATGAGCGGGCAGCTGCTGGTGGAGCAGGCCGACGCCCCCGACGAGAAGCACCTGCACGCCCGCTTCCGCTTCGACGACGACGGGCCTCAGCTGCGGTTCGTCGACCAGCGCACCTTCGGGGGCATGGCGCTGGCCGAGATCGGTGAGGACGGCATCCCCGAGACCGTGGCCCACATCGCTCCCGACCCCCTCGAGGCCGCGTACGACGAGGCGGCCGTGGTGCGGCGGATGAAGACCCGTGACAGCGCGGTCAAGCGGCTGCTGCTCGACCAAGGACTGGTTTCGGGGATCGGCAACATCTACGCCGACGAGTCGCTGTGGCGAGCGCAGGTGCACGGTGGGCGACCGGCGTCGTCGCTGACCAAGCCGACCCTGCACCGGCTGCTGGGGCACGCTCGCGAGGTCATGCTCGAGGCGCTGGGGCAGGGCGGCACGAGCTTCGACGCGCTCTACGTCAACGTCAACGGCGCCTCGGGCTACTTCGACCGCTCGCTGGCGGCCTACGGCCAAGAGGGCCGTGCGTGCCGCCGGTGCGGGACCCCCATCCGCCGCGAGGCGTTCATGAACCGCTCGTCCTACTCGTGCCCGCGATGCCAGCCGCGCCCGAGGCAGAGGCCGGGCTAG
- the rnc gene encoding ribonuclease III, whose product MTTPPSASLPRPVGALIDYLLGVVDELVDEPLLVRSLTHRSFAYENGGLPNNERQEFLGDSVLGLIVTDSLYRTHPDLPEGQLAKLRASVVNMRALADVARTIDLGDFIFLGRGEETTGGRDKSSILADSMEALIGTIFLSVGMPGAETFVHHLFDPLMAHSASLGAGLDWKTSLQEIAASEGSGSPEYRLTGTGPDHAKTFSAYVLIGDEVLGEGTGRSKKEAEQQAAEQAWVVLNARRAGTPGTAAQGRGHLASAAATTSASSAAAEHDDSGS is encoded by the coding sequence GTGACGACGCCGCCGTCGGCATCCCTGCCGCGGCCCGTCGGCGCGCTGATCGACTACCTCCTCGGGGTGGTCGATGAGCTCGTCGACGAGCCGCTGCTCGTGCGTTCCCTCACCCACCGCTCGTTCGCCTACGAGAACGGTGGCCTGCCCAACAACGAGCGCCAGGAGTTCCTCGGCGACTCGGTGCTCGGGCTGATCGTGACCGACTCGCTCTACCGCACGCACCCCGACCTGCCCGAGGGTCAGCTGGCCAAGCTGCGGGCGTCCGTCGTCAACATGCGCGCGCTCGCCGACGTCGCTCGCACGATCGACCTCGGTGACTTCATCTTCCTGGGTCGGGGCGAGGAGACGACCGGAGGTCGTGACAAGTCCTCGATCCTCGCCGACTCGATGGAGGCGTTGATCGGCACGATCTTCCTCTCGGTCGGTATGCCGGGGGCCGAGACGTTCGTGCACCACCTGTTCGACCCGCTGATGGCCCACTCGGCCTCGCTCGGTGCCGGTCTCGACTGGAAGACCAGCCTGCAGGAGATCGCGGCCTCGGAGGGGTCGGGCTCGCCCGAGTACCGCCTCACCGGCACCGGTCCCGACCACGCGAAGACCTTCAGCGCCTACGTCCTGATCGGTGACGAGGTGCTCGGCGAGGGCACCGGGCGCAGCAAGAAGGAAGCCGAGCAGCAGGCGGCCGAGCAGGCCTGGGTCGTGCTCAACGCCCGGCGCGCCGGCACCCCCGGCACGGCGGCCCAGGGCCGGGGCCACCTCGCCTCGGCCGCTGCGACCACGTCGGCCTCGTCGGCGGCCGCCGAGCACGACGACTCCGGCTCCTGA
- the rpmF gene encoding 50S ribosomal protein L32, whose translation MAVPKRKTSRSNTRSRRANWKTTAATLTTCPRCGNNTLPHVACPSCGTYKGRHYATAERTEHQG comes from the coding sequence GTGGCCGTCCCGAAGCGGAAGACCTCGCGCTCCAACACCCGGTCGCGCCGGGCCAACTGGAAGACGACTGCGGCCACGCTCACCACGTGCCCGCGCTGTGGGAACAACACCCTCCCGCACGTCGCCTGCCCCTCCTGCGGGACCTACAAGGGGCGCCACTACGCCACCGCGGAGCGCACCGAGCACCAGGGCTGA